The sequence GTTATGAAAATTAGTGATTTGCAAGCTGAAGAATTCCAGTCTTATAAATTAGTTCCAGCTATCAAAGATGACGTTCCATTAATAAATAATGGTAGTTTCGTTGAATATATTAAGCTTGGAATGCTTTTTCCTTCAAAAGATGGAAATATACTTATTCCTGTTAATAACAAGCTAACATGGATTGCGAAACCAAAAGATGTAGCTAGCCACGTTCTAAAGTTTAATTCAGATAATATAAGCCTGATAGCTAACCAGATGATAGGCAAGGAATATGGTTGGGGCGGACTTTTAGGTGCAAGAGACTGTTCACAATTTCTTAAAGATTTCTATACTTCTTTTGGACTATATTTGCCAAGAAATAGCAAGGATATAGCCAATTATTCTAAAAATGTTATTGATCTAAAAGAAATGAGCAATATTCAAAAATTAGAAGTAATTTCCGAGCAACAGCCTTTTTCAGCCTTATTATATAAGCCTGGTCATATTACCATTTATATGGGGGTGATGCAGCAAAAGCCTTTAGTTATGCAAAGTTTATGGGGCGTTAGAACCGAATCTGGTAAAAATAGAGGCAGAAATATTACTGGTAAGGTTTTTATATCTACTTTAGAATATGGTGAAAATCATCCATATTATCATAAAAATACTTCTTTTATCAATTCGGTTGCATCTATTATTGTCCTTAAAAAATAAGGCTATATCATTAAATTAAGTTGGTATTGCTGCTATATTAAATATGTAATAGTAGTACCAATTATCTATTAAACTTAGTTATAGTTTTTTAAGTTGAGGTTTGCATGCGTCATTTCCTCGCTAATGTAGTTTTTACTAAATGTCGCTCGTTATTTCTGTGCAAAACTCAACTTAATTCACTATGAATACAGCAAATTAATATTGGTCATTAATAGTATTAAAATTTAATTATTAGCACATATATATTTTAATCAATAAATTCATAGACATTGCAAATTTACTAAATATAAGTTAATAAAAAAAGTTAACTAAATTAGTAAGTTATTCAAATTTACCAGTAAACTAAAGCCTATGCAATTTTACGTTGTTTTATTGCATAATTACTATTGCAGGTTATCTATTTGTATTTTATAATAATTAATATATTAACTTTTGTGGAATGTACTATGGCTGATTTAGACCAAGATGTTACCAGTTTGCCAGAAAGGATGACCATTGAGACAATAGATGAGATGCAAACCTTATTTAAAGGCCTTAAGTTAGATGGTGATGTAATGCTCGATGCTTCTAAAATAGATAGAATCACGACTCCTGGGTTTCAGTATCTTATATCCATATCAAATGAATGCAAAAAAAATCAAAAAACTTTTAAGGTTGTAAAGCCTTCAGAAGCTTTTATTAATACGGCCAAAACATTAGGTCTAATGGGTCAAATCGGTGAATGGAGTAATGACTTATGACAAAAATAGCTATGACAGTAGACGATTCAAAAACAATGAGAGATATGCTCGCATTTACGCTTGCTCAAAATGGTTTTCAGGTGTTGCAAGCCGAAGACGGAGTTCAGGCAATATCTGTTTTAGATAATAAAAAAGTTGATGTAATTATTACAGACTTAAATATGCCTAATATGGATGGTCTTACATTAATAAAAAAGTTGCGTGAAAACCCAACATATAAATTCACTCCAATTCTAATGTTAACCACAGAGAGCGATGATACTAAAAAAAGTGAGGGTAAGGCTGCAGGAGCGACAGGTTGGTTAGTAAAACCTTTTAATCCTGAAAAATTAATGCAGGTAATTAGTAAGGTTTGTCCTTGAGGGTTAAATTATGTCTACAGACAATACAGAGCAATTTAAGAAGACATTTATCACCGAGTGTTTCGAACTGCTTACGGACGCAGAGTCAATTTTATTAGAAATAAATGTTGATTCAGCATCGCTAGACGACCTAAACGCAATTTTTAGATGCGCGCATTCCATTAAAGGTGGTGCGGGCGTTTTTAGTATGAATAATATAGTAAAATTCACTCACGTTGTTGAGACTTTACTTGATAAACTCCGCGACAGCAAAATCACGCTTACAAAGCCAATTGTAGATATATTAATCAGAGCAAATGATATCATTACTAAAATGGTTGAGGCTGCAAGAGATAATAAAGAGCTTGATGATGATTTCGGTGCGGGTGTACTAGAAGAAGTAGAAGCCGTTTTAAGTGCTCATGGTGAGGGTCATGGTGCTTCTAAAGCTGCTTCACAAGCGCCAAAAGTAAATCAAGCAAAGCCTACTTCAAAATTTATAAAGCAATACTTAATCGAATTTATTCCATCGCCTGAAATGTTAAGATCAGGAAGTGAGCCTTTTGTTTTAATTAAAGCGCTTTCAAATCTTGGTATTCCTAATGTAAGATGTAAAGTTGAAAATATCCCTGATTTTCATGATATTGATCCTATTTCGTGTTATATGTCATGGGAAATTGACTTAGAAACAAGTTGTTCGGATAATGATATTGCGGATATTTTTGAATTTGTATCAGACGTTGCAAAAATTAAAATATCGCAGCAGTCAGAAATTGAACTTCCATTATCTGAAGAAGAATTAAAGGCGCATGAAGCTCAGTCGCCAGAGCAAGAAGAAGGAAAAGCAAGCGAAGATAAAACACAGCAAGCAGCTAAAGATACTTCAAAAGATGCAAATAAAAACGCGGCTTCATCAAATACCACAACCATTAGGGTTGATACTGATAAAATTGATAAGCTTGTAAACATGGTAGGTGAGCTTGTTATTACCCAGTCAATGTTATATGACCAGGCTAAAAGATTACCAATGGAGTACCATGGCGGTATTTTAAGGGCTATTGAAGAGTTATCTCAGCATTCAAGAGAGCTTCAGGAAGCTGTAATGTCTGTAAGAATGCAACCAGTAAAATCATTATTCTCTCGTATGCCAAGGCTTATCAGGGATTTGGCAGGCCAGCTTGGCAAAGACATAAAAATAGAAATGTCTGGTGAGCAAACCGAAATTGATAAAACAGTTATTGAGCAGCTTGGTGATCCTCTAATGCATATGATACGTAATTCATGCGATCATGGTATTGAAAAACCTCAAGATAGAATTGCTAAGGGGAAACCTGCCCAAGGTTCAGTTTCTCTTTCGGCAGCTAACCGCGGTGGCCGTATTATTATTGAGATTAAAGATGACGGTGCTGGGATTAATCGTGATAGAGTTTATAAAAAAGCACTTGAGAAAGGCTTAATTGATCCGACTGTTCAGTTATCGGGTGAAGAAATTGATAACCTAGTATTCTTGCCAGGATTTTCTACAGCTGAAGTTATAAGTAATATATCTGGTCGCGGTGTAGGTATGGACGTTGTAAGACGTAATATTGAGGGACTTGGCGGAAGTGTTGTTATTAAAAGTGAAATGGGTAAGGGAAGTGTATTTACTGTATCTCTCCCGCTAACACTTGCGATTCTTGATGGTATGATTATAAGGGTTGGAGAGGAGCAATACATTATTCCTATCGAAAACATTGTTGAAACATTAAGCATTAAACATGGTGAAATCAATGAGGTTACTAAAGGTAATCAGGTTGTAAATATCCGTGGCGAGTTCATTAATATTATTGAACTTCATAAAATTTTCTCAGTAAGTGCAGCTAATGATAATGGCGCAGCAACTTTAGTAGTGTTAGTTGAAAGTTTAAATTCAAAATTTGGTTTGGTTGTCGATGAACTTTTAGGACAGCAGCAGGTTGTAATTAAAAGCTTGGAAGAAAACTCAAACCCAATCGATGGTATAAGTGGCGCAACAATATTAGGTGACGGCAAGGTTTCGCTAATTCTTGATATATCCAAAATACCGACAATTCATCAGAAAATTTTAGTTAAAGAAAATCCGATAGAAAAACGCTTAAAAATAGAGGAGTGCTAAAATGAGTGTAGAATTAAATTTAGCTACGGATAACAAGAAGGGCGGTTCTTCCGACTTAAAAAAGTTCTTAAGTTTTACAGTAGGAAAACTTGAGTATGCCGTAGATATAATGATGGTTAGAGAAATTAAAGTTTGGACGGAAGTAACAAGGCTTCCTAACTCACCTGAAGAAATGAGGGGTGTTATGAATCTTCGTGGTGTTATTATTCCAATTTTTGACTTACGTACAAGATTTGGTCAGGGTACAACTGAGGCTACAAATAAGAATGTGGTAATTATATTATCCGCAGGAAATAGAATTATAGGAATTTTGGTTGATGCAGTTTCTGACATCCTAGATGTGGAAGCTACAGAAATCAAGGCATCACCGACAAGTGAGACAGAAATAGATGATAAGTACATTAGTGGCCTTGTCTCTATTAATGAGAGAATGGTCATAGTACTAAATATGGAAGAAATGTTTGGTCAAATTAACATCGAAAATATTAAACAATAGGGGGCTATAATGATAAAGATGTTAGGTTCTATTAAGGGTAAGGTTCAAGCAGCAACAGGGCTAGTCGTTGCTCTAGTATTGATTATAAGTATTACAATTGTAATTAAACTTGAAAATATTCAAAAAGGTGCAAATGAAGCAGATGAAATGATAGATTTATCATATTTAATCTGGGAGTATCAAGGGGCAGATAGGGGGATTTATAACGCAGGTGTAAGAGCTCTTGAAACATTTGAAAACTCTAGTGAATTTCAAAAATATCTACAGTCTTATAATAAAGCTAAAGATAATTTTGCTATTCATTATGAAAAATACAAAGACTTTAAATCTGGTTATCTAAATACTACATCAGACGGCTATATTGATAAAGTTAAAAAACTTATGGAAGATAGCTATAAAAACATGTTAGCTATTACAAATTTATTTGAACAAGCTATTAATGATACTAATGTAAGTTATGAAAAAAGAAAATTAATTCTAAGTGAAATAGAATCTAAAATGTCAGAACGTTCAGCTTTGAATGTTAAAATGAGAACTGAATTATATGAATATTCTCCTGAAATTAAAGATAAACTCAATAAGGATATCATTACTGCTAAAAATATATTAGGATTCTTGTCTATAGTTGGTCTTTCTATAATTGGTTTTGTAATGTACAAAATTATTCAGCTTGTAATAAACAAAAATAGATCAATTGCTGAATTAATGGGTGCTTTTGCAAAAGGTGATACTAGTTATGTAGTTGCGCCTTGGATTGCATCTAACAAAGAAATTGCTTTAATTTTAGATGAAGCAGAGCATGTTAAAGGTTATATTAATAAAGCTGCAAGACTTCAAAATATGATAGATAATTTATCACTTCCAGTAATGCTTTGTGATAAAAACTTTAATATTACATATATTAATAAAGCATCACATGCAGCTTTAAAAAGGCTTGAGAGATTATTACCAGTTACAGTTGATAAGCTTGTTGGTGTTAATATTGATATTTTCCATAAGAACCCAGCACACCAAAGAAAGTTACTTGTTGATGAAACAAGAATGCCGCATAAAGCTGAATTCATGATTGGTGATGAATGGTTATCTTTAAATGCTAATATTCTTAAAAACTCAAACGGACAAATTGACGGTTCATTTGTTGACTGGTCAATTGTTACAGAGAAGAAAAGAGCTGATGCAGCAAACAAACAAGCTGTAGAAAATATTAACAGACTTATCGCATCAGCGTCTGATGGTGATCTAGAAGCTAAAATTGATACAAATGACCTAGAAGGTGTATACTTAGAAATCAGTAGCGGTATGAATAAACTTATGAATACAGTGCTTGTACCAGTAAGTAAATCAATTGAAGTGATGAATGATCTTTCTAAAGGTGTATTATATCATAAATTAGATGGTGACTTCAGAGGTATGTTTGCTAGCATGCAAAATGCTTTAAATGCAACAATTGATAAGTTATCATCTATTACAGTACAGATTAAAGAGTCTGCAAATTCAGTAAGATCTGCATCAAGCGAGATTGCATCTGGCGGTACAGACTTATCAAGCCGTACAGAACATCAGGCTTCTAACCTAGAAGAAACAGCGTCTTCAATGGAAGAATTAACTGAAACTGTACAGAAAAATACTCAAAACGCTAATAATGCTAACAAAGTTGCTATCGATGCCAGACAAAAAGCTGAGAAAGGTGGTGAAGTTGTTGGTAGTGCAGTTGGTGCGATGGGTAATATTGAGAAATCTTCACAGAAAATCTCTGATATTATCGGTGTAATTGACGAAATCGCATTCCAAACAAATCTCTTAGCTCTTAACGCTGCTGTTGAAGCTGCCCGTGCAGGTGACGCTGGAAAAGGATTTGCGGTGGTTGCTAGTGAAGTAAGAACACTTGCTGGTAGATCTGCGTCTGCATCTAAAGAGATTAAGAAGCTAATTATTGAGAGTGCTGAGCAAGTTCAGGATGGTGCTGTTCTTGTTAAACAGGCAGGTGAAACACTTGGTGATATCGTATCATCTGTTAAACAAGTGGCAGATCTTATTTCTGATATTGCGACAGCAAGTAATGAGCAAGCAAACGGTATTAAAGAGATTAATGCTGCAGTACTACAAATGGATGAGATGACACAGCAAAATGCTGCCTTAGTAGAAGAAAGCACAGCTGCTTCACATTCACTTGTAGAGCAGGCTAATACTTTAAACAGACTAGTGAGCTTCTTTAAGTTATCTGAAAACCAGCAAGAAGAAATGGCTGCCGAAGCCCCTAAGCCTATGCATAGCTCACCTGCTAAAAAGCCAGCTACTCACGGTAAGTCAGAGAACATGAAGAAATTATCTGATGCTAAAAAACCAGTTCCAGCTGCTCAAAGCTCAACACCTTCTAAAAAAGGTGATGATGGCTGGGAAGAGTTTTAGTAGTTAGATCATAGGAGAAAGATCATGAGCGCTCAGACACCAGATTTCGAACTTACAGACAGCGATTTTAAAGCTGTTGCAAAGAAGATATTTGATGTGTCTGGGATTGTTCTTTCTGAACAAAAAAAGTCAATGGTATACTCCAGGCTGGTAAGACGCCTAAGAGCATTA is a genomic window of Alphaproteobacteria bacterium 33-17 containing:
- a CDS encoding response regulator, with translation MTKIAMTVDDSKTMRDMLAFTLAQNGFQVLQAEDGVQAISVLDNKKVDVIITDLNMPNMDGLTLIKKLRENPTYKFTPILMLTTESDDTKKSEGKAAGATGWLVKPFNPEKLMQVISKVCP